A DNA window from Neosynechococcus sphagnicola sy1 contains the following coding sequences:
- a CDS encoding pyridoxal-phosphate-dependent aminotransferase family protein gives MDDKLMLMIPGPTPVPEQVLLAMAKHPIGHRSGDFSKVMAEVTENLKWLHQTTGDVMMLTVSGTGAVEAAIVNVLSPGDRVLVGANGKFGERWAEVSQAYGLAVETITAAWGQPLDPEQFRATLEADTEKTIKAVIITHSETSTGVLNDLETINRHVKAHGEALIIVDAVTSLGAINLPIDQWGLDVVASGSQKGYMIPPGLGFVSVSARAWDAYKTAKLPRFYLDLGKYRKDAAKNTTPFTPPVNLIVGLQVALRMMQAEGLESIFARHQRMMQATRSAIKALNLPLFAPDVAASPAITSVAPLAPLDSEQIRSLLRKRFDIAMAGGQDHLKGKIFRIGHLGFVCDRDILAAIAALEATLLELEYGGFIPGSGVAAAAKVLTQSR, from the coding sequence ATGGACGATAAGCTCATGCTCATGATTCCCGGCCCGACACCGGTACCGGAGCAAGTGTTACTGGCGATGGCAAAGCATCCCATTGGTCATCGCAGTGGTGACTTCTCTAAGGTGATGGCGGAGGTCACCGAAAATCTCAAGTGGCTCCATCAAACCACCGGGGATGTGATGATGCTGACGGTCAGTGGCACCGGTGCCGTCGAAGCTGCGATTGTCAATGTCTTGAGTCCCGGCGATCGCGTCTTGGTGGGTGCCAATGGCAAGTTTGGCGAACGCTGGGCAGAGGTCAGCCAAGCCTACGGACTTGCGGTGGAAACGATCACAGCGGCGTGGGGACAGCCCCTCGATCCGGAGCAATTTCGCGCCACCTTGGAAGCCGACACTGAGAAAACCATCAAGGCGGTGATCATTACCCACAGCGAAACCTCCACGGGGGTTCTCAATGATCTAGAAACGATTAATCGCCATGTGAAAGCCCACGGCGAAGCCTTGATCATTGTGGATGCGGTCACCAGCTTGGGGGCTATTAACCTGCCGATTGATCAGTGGGGGCTGGATGTGGTGGCCTCGGGGTCGCAAAAAGGCTACATGATTCCGCCGGGACTGGGGTTTGTGTCCGTCAGTGCCAGAGCCTGGGATGCTTATAAAACCGCCAAGCTGCCCCGCTTCTACCTGGATTTGGGCAAATATCGTAAGGATGCGGCCAAAAATACCACTCCCTTTACGCCCCCCGTAAATTTGATCGTTGGCTTACAGGTAGCGCTGCGGATGATGCAGGCAGAGGGGCTGGAAAGCATCTTTGCCCGCCATCAACGGATGATGCAGGCCACCCGCAGTGCCATCAAAGCCCTGAACTTGCCCCTGTTTGCCCCTGATGTAGCGGCCAGTCCCGCCATTACCTCGGTGGCTCCCCTGGCTCCCTTAGATTCTGAACAGATCCGGTCGCTGCTACGCAAACGGTTTGATATTGCCATGGCCGGAGGACAAGACCACCTCAAAGGCAAGATCTTCCGCATCGGCCACCTAGGGTTTGTCTGCGATCGCGATATTCTGGCTGCGATCGCAGCCCTGGAAGCCACCCTCCTGGAACTGGAGTATGGCGGGTTCATCCCCGGATCTGGGGTGGCGGCGGCAGCCAAGGTTTTGACCCAAAGTAGATAA
- the petN gene encoding cytochrome b6-f complex subunit PetN — translation MDILTLGWVSVLVLFTFSISMVVWGRNGF, via the coding sequence ATGGATATTTTGACGCTTGGTTGGGTCTCGGTGCTGGTTTTGTTCACCTTCTCGATTTCGATGGTTGTTTGGGGGCGTAACGGTTTCTAG
- a CDS encoding UbiD family decarboxylase produces the protein MARDLRGFLKLLEQRGQLRRISALVDPDLEIAEIANRMLQSGGPGLLFENVKGSPYPVAVNLMGTVERICWAMNMEQPQELEALGRKLSLLQQPKPPKNFAQAVDFGKVLLEVLRAKPGWDLLPPCQQVVIPEAKLDLQQIPMIRPYPGDAGKIITLGLVITKDCETGTPNVGVYRLQSQSPKTMSVHWLSVRGGARHLRKAAERGQKLEVAIALGVDPLIIMAAATPIPVELSEWLFAGLYGGAGVNLARCKTLDLAVPADAEMILEGTITPGEQVADGPCGDHMGYYGGVEDSPLIRFHTLTHRHDPIYLTTFSGRPPKEEAMMAIALNRIYTPILRQQVPEIVDFFLPMEALSYKAAILSIDKAYPGQARRAALAFWSALPQFTYTKFVIVVDRTINIRDPRQVVWALSSKVDPERDVFILPATPFDTLDFASSKIGLGSRMGIDATTKIPPETNHPWGEPLESDPAVAAMVERRWAEYGLADLTLGQVNPNLFGYEMGA, from the coding sequence ATGGCGAGAGACTTGCGGGGATTTCTCAAGTTACTGGAACAACGGGGACAGCTCCGACGGATTTCCGCCCTGGTTGATCCGGACTTAGAAATTGCAGAAATTGCCAATCGGATGTTGCAATCAGGCGGCCCAGGGCTATTGTTTGAGAACGTCAAGGGTTCCCCCTATCCCGTTGCCGTGAACCTGATGGGCACCGTGGAGCGGATCTGCTGGGCGATGAATATGGAGCAGCCCCAGGAACTAGAAGCTCTAGGTCGCAAGCTGAGTTTACTTCAACAGCCCAAGCCTCCGAAAAATTTCGCCCAGGCCGTTGACTTCGGCAAAGTCCTCTTGGAGGTTTTGCGAGCCAAACCTGGCTGGGATTTGTTACCCCCCTGTCAGCAGGTGGTGATCCCGGAGGCAAAGCTGGACTTGCAGCAAATTCCCATGATTCGTCCCTATCCCGGCGATGCGGGCAAGATCATCACCCTGGGGTTGGTGATTACCAAAGATTGTGAAACCGGAACCCCCAACGTCGGAGTCTATCGGCTGCAATCCCAGTCCCCTAAAACCATGTCGGTGCATTGGCTATCGGTGCGCGGGGGGGCACGACATCTGCGGAAGGCCGCTGAACGGGGTCAGAAATTAGAGGTCGCGATCGCCCTTGGGGTCGATCCCCTGATCATTATGGCGGCGGCGACGCCGATTCCCGTGGAACTATCCGAGTGGTTATTTGCCGGACTCTACGGTGGCGCTGGGGTCAACTTAGCTCGCTGCAAGACCCTCGATCTAGCGGTGCCTGCGGATGCCGAAATGATTTTAGAAGGGACAATTACCCCTGGTGAACAAGTGGCGGACGGCCCCTGTGGCGATCACATGGGTTACTACGGCGGGGTAGAAGATTCCCCCCTAATCCGGTTCCACACCCTCACCCACCGCCACGATCCCATTTACCTCACCACCTTTAGTGGTCGGCCTCCCAAGGAAGAAGCCATGATGGCGATCGCCCTCAATCGGATTTATACCCCGATCCTGCGGCAGCAAGTCCCCGAAATTGTGGACTTCTTTTTACCGATGGAAGCCCTCAGCTACAAAGCGGCGATTCTCTCCATCGACAAAGCCTATCCGGGTCAGGCGAGACGGGCAGCCCTAGCCTTCTGGAGTGCCCTGCCTCAGTTCACCTACACGAAGTTTGTCATTGTCGTCGATCGGACGATTAATATTCGTGACCCCCGCCAGGTGGTCTGGGCACTATCTTCCAAGGTCGATCCCGAGCGGGATGTCTTTATCTTGCCCGCTACCCCCTTCGATACCCTGGACTTTGCCAGCAGCAAAATTGGCCTCGGCAGCCGGATGGGGATTGATGCCACCACCAAAATTCCCCCGGAAACGAACCATCCCTGGGGGGAACCCCTGGAATCTGACCCCGCCGTGGCAGCAATGGTAGAGCGGCGTTGGGCTGAGTACGGGCTAGCCGATCTAACGCTGGGGCAGGTGAATCCGAATTTATTTGGCTATGAGATGGGAGCCTAA
- a CDS encoding phospholipase D-like domain-containing protein yields MLLTIGVATGGPALQWLWQQQTQARGERPQPLPQDPLIQVYMNHNLAATYTEPYRQIQRSGDDLEQIMVDAIAPATTTVEVAVQELRLPKIAQALIDRHRAGVKIRVIIENTYARPFSAFTPQELAELPERDQDRIKEGWTLIDLNGDGSLSPEEINQRDALVMLKTAGVPLIDDTEDGSKGIDLMHHKFIVVDGQRLIVTSANFTTSDVHGDFAVPSNRGNANSLLRIESPELAQLFTQEFNLMWGDGPGGQSDSLFGNKKPHRPPQTLTIGTTPLTVKFSPDAKSIPWEETSNGLIAKTLNQASQSTDLALFVFSEQRLANILHTTHQQGVTIRALIDPAFAYPYYSEALDLLGVALLKQEGKGGCFFEVDNQPWQPPITSVGVPRLPPGDKLHHKYGVVDQQRVIVGSHNWSAAANNGNDETLMVVDSPTIAAHYHREFERLYTDAFLGVPPAIQRKIEQQRQQCPQAVNATAKDSPTATTPVPKRSPKPKIPGLLSSEDIATMAAASESAPQPGSPAKPKASRRSPASPQGELTPGQVVNLNTASAAEIEALPGVGPKLAQRIIDARQQHPFASLADLDQVPGVGAKLLEKLRDRVTW; encoded by the coding sequence ATGCTGCTCACCATTGGGGTTGCCACCGGTGGTCCTGCTCTGCAATGGCTCTGGCAACAACAAACCCAGGCAAGGGGGGAACGTCCCCAACCCCTGCCCCAAGACCCACTGATCCAGGTCTATATGAATCACAATCTGGCCGCAACCTACACCGAGCCCTACCGTCAGATCCAGCGATCGGGGGATGATCTGGAGCAAATCATGGTAGATGCGATCGCCCCAGCGACGACCACCGTCGAAGTTGCCGTCCAAGAATTACGCCTGCCCAAAATTGCCCAAGCTCTGATTGATCGCCACCGAGCTGGGGTAAAGATACGGGTGATTATTGAGAATACCTACGCCCGTCCCTTTAGTGCCTTTACCCCTCAAGAACTGGCCGAGCTACCGGAGCGGGATCAAGACCGGATTAAAGAAGGCTGGACGCTTATTGATTTAAATGGTGATGGCAGTCTCAGTCCCGAGGAAATTAACCAACGGGATGCCCTGGTAATGTTGAAAACCGCTGGAGTGCCCCTGATCGACGACACCGAAGATGGCTCCAAAGGCATTGACCTGATGCACCACAAATTTATTGTGGTTGATGGGCAGCGGCTGATCGTCACCTCAGCAAACTTCACCACCAGCGATGTCCACGGAGATTTTGCCGTCCCCAGCAACCGGGGCAATGCCAACAGTCTCCTCCGGATTGAAAGTCCGGAACTGGCTCAACTGTTTACCCAGGAGTTTAACCTGATGTGGGGGGATGGCCCTGGGGGGCAGTCGGATAGTCTGTTTGGAAACAAGAAGCCCCATCGTCCCCCCCAAACCCTAACCATTGGCACCACCCCCCTAACGGTAAAATTCTCTCCCGATGCCAAATCCATCCCCTGGGAAGAGACCAGTAATGGTTTGATTGCTAAGACCTTGAACCAGGCCAGCCAGTCAACAGATCTGGCCCTATTTGTGTTTTCCGAGCAGCGGTTGGCAAATATTTTGCACACCACCCATCAGCAGGGGGTGACGATTCGAGCCTTGATTGACCCGGCCTTTGCCTATCCCTATTACAGCGAGGCCCTCGATCTGCTGGGAGTCGCTTTGCTGAAGCAGGAGGGGAAGGGAGGGTGCTTCTTCGAGGTGGATAATCAGCCCTGGCAACCGCCGATTACGAGTGTCGGTGTTCCCCGACTCCCCCCTGGGGATAAGTTGCACCACAAGTACGGCGTGGTGGATCAGCAACGGGTGATCGTCGGTTCCCATAACTGGAGTGCCGCCGCCAACAATGGCAATGATGAAACCTTGATGGTGGTCGACAGCCCCACCATTGCCGCCCACTATCACCGGGAATTTGAACGGTTGTATACCGATGCCTTCCTGGGGGTGCCACCTGCCATCCAACGTAAGATTGAGCAGCAACGCCAGCAGTGTCCCCAGGCAGTCAATGCGACGGCCAAAGACTCGCCAACCGCCACTACTCCAGTCCCCAAACGCTCGCCGAAGCCAAAAATTCCAGGACTGCTCTCCAGTGAGGATATTGCCACCATGGCAGCGGCATCGGAGTCAGCACCGCAGCCAGGATCCCCCGCAAAGCCCAAAGCCTCCCGGCGATCGCCCGCATCCCCGCAGGGGGAGTTGACTCCGGGGCAAGTAGTGAATCTGAATACTGCCAGTGCCGCTGAAATTGAAGCCTTGCCGGGGGTTGGCCCCAAGTTGGCACAACGGATTATTGATGCCCGACAGCAGCATCCCTTTGCTTCTCTGGCCGATCTGGATCAGGTGCCGGGGGTGGGGGCGAAACTGCTAGAAAAACTCCGCGATCGCGTCACCTGGTAA
- a CDS encoding DEAD/DEAH box helicase codes for MAHPHASLTWEQVRARFQAIWGYSDFRPPQGEIVRCLLSQQDTLVILPTGGGKSVCFQLPALMQSGLTLVVSPLVALMENQIQELRQRKLPAALLHSELSAAARKQVYGALQRQQLRLLYLSPETLLSQPVWERLCQPDLVIHGLILDEAHCLVHWGDSFRPTYRRLGAVRPALLAHKPPGTQLAIAAFTATADPTVQQTIQQILGIEAAAVFRLSPYRNNLYLQVKTRLVTPMSPPHAAAIYPVQSQTGGVSLCAATDRCGRSGNLAAAAGVLHHGLPRRTRLATSAADRSRLDRGGRCPL; via the coding sequence ATGGCACACCCTCACGCTTCCTTGACCTGGGAACAGGTACGCGCTCGATTTCAAGCCATCTGGGGCTACTCAGACTTTCGTCCCCCCCAGGGTGAGATTGTCCGCTGTCTGCTCTCCCAGCAGGATACCTTAGTGATCCTGCCCACGGGTGGGGGAAAATCCGTTTGTTTTCAGCTCCCTGCCCTGATGCAATCGGGACTCACCCTGGTGGTGTCGCCCCTGGTCGCCCTCATGGAAAACCAGATTCAGGAACTCCGGCAGCGAAAGTTGCCCGCCGCCCTGCTCCACAGTGAGCTATCCGCTGCTGCACGAAAGCAAGTCTACGGAGCTTTGCAGCGGCAACAACTGCGATTACTCTACCTCTCCCCTGAAACCCTCCTCAGCCAGCCTGTTTGGGAACGCCTCTGTCAGCCTGACCTGGTGATTCATGGCTTAATTCTGGACGAAGCCCATTGTCTGGTTCACTGGGGAGACTCCTTTCGACCCACCTATCGCCGCCTAGGTGCGGTACGTCCCGCCTTACTGGCGCACAAACCCCCCGGCACCCAACTGGCGATCGCCGCCTTTACCGCCACCGCCGATCCCACGGTGCAACAAACGATTCAACAGATTTTGGGGATAGAGGCTGCGGCTGTGTTTCGCCTCAGCCCCTATCGCAACAACCTCTACCTCCAGGTAAAAACCCGCCTGGTCACCCCGATGTCGCCGCCACATGCTGCTGCAATTTATCCAGTCCAGAGTCAGACAGGCGGGGTTAGTCTATGTGCGGCGACGGACAGATGCGGAAGATCTGGCAATTTGGCTGCAGCAGCAGGGGTTCTCCACCACGGCTTACCACGCAGGACTAGGCTCGCAACGTCGGCGGCAGATCGAAGCCGACTGGATCGGGGGGGGCGATGCCCTTTGTGA
- a CDS encoding O-antigen ligase family protein — MPGKLSTRLLDPWSWIQGGLGFLVFSPLLGAVGLVVAAGLIWQQHYNTLIRRSLWWGFAAWGLGLVITACFAVHPQDAFLGLFNFLPFIGVFAAVRIQLQTPEALRRITWILVLTSAPVVILGLGQQFWGWAGPIHLGLLINWSLEATGNPPGRMSSVFDYANVFASYLVITFTLTLGLGIDTYAAPQTNDLGRRLRLLLLVWIGIGNGMALIFTNSRNAWAIALLVCLAFGVYLGWRWLLGIVSLIAATIWGAAFAPSPWQQWLRWLVPAFFWARLTDQLYPDRPVAQLRTTQWHFAWTLATQRPWTGWGLRNFTALYEQQMHLWLGHPHNLFLMLAAETGIPSAMALFALVGWLVIQACQYLGQKLGSYRDRRLLFTYLVAFLAIALFHSLDITLFDLRVNLLGWLLLATMDGFVAPGQVNGLASLDPDAGDRAIQ; from the coding sequence ATGCCAGGGAAGCTATCAACCCGCCTCCTAGATCCCTGGAGCTGGATTCAGGGAGGATTGGGGTTCCTGGTGTTCAGTCCCCTGCTGGGAGCCGTGGGTCTGGTCGTTGCGGCGGGTCTAATCTGGCAGCAACATTACAACACCTTGATACGCCGTTCCCTCTGGTGGGGATTTGCCGCTTGGGGACTTGGGCTGGTGATCACAGCCTGTTTTGCCGTTCATCCCCAAGATGCCTTCCTGGGCTTGTTTAATTTTTTACCCTTCATTGGGGTATTTGCAGCGGTTCGTATCCAGCTCCAGACCCCAGAGGCGTTGCGACGCATTACCTGGATTCTGGTGTTGACGTCCGCCCCTGTTGTCATCCTCGGTCTAGGGCAACAATTTTGGGGTTGGGCTGGCCCCATCCACCTGGGGTTGCTAATTAACTGGTCTCTGGAGGCCACGGGGAACCCACCGGGTCGGATGTCATCGGTGTTTGACTATGCCAATGTGTTTGCTAGTTACCTGGTGATCACCTTCACCCTTACCTTGGGGCTGGGGATTGACACCTACGCAGCTCCCCAAACTAATGACCTGGGACGGCGACTCCGCCTGTTATTACTGGTCTGGATTGGCATTGGCAATGGCATGGCGCTGATCTTTACTAATTCTCGCAATGCCTGGGCGATCGCCCTTTTAGTCTGTCTGGCCTTTGGGGTCTATTTAGGGTGGCGCTGGCTCTTGGGGATTGTCAGCTTGATCGCCGCAACGATCTGGGGGGCTGCCTTCGCCCCATCGCCCTGGCAACAATGGTTACGATGGCTGGTTCCTGCGTTCTTTTGGGCACGGCTGACGGATCAACTTTATCCTGATCGTCCGGTGGCCCAGCTGCGAACCACCCAATGGCACTTTGCCTGGACCTTAGCAACCCAACGCCCCTGGACAGGATGGGGACTGCGCAACTTTACCGCCCTCTATGAGCAACAAATGCATCTGTGGTTGGGACATCCCCACAACTTGTTCCTGATGCTGGCCGCAGAAACCGGGATTCCCTCTGCAATGGCGCTGTTTGCATTGGTGGGCTGGCTGGTGATTCAAGCGTGCCAGTACTTGGGACAGAAGTTGGGATCCTACCGCGATCGCCGCTTACTCTTTACTTACCTGGTGGCTTTTCTGGCGATCGCCCTGTTTCACAGCCTCGACATCACCCTATTTGATCTGCGGGTGAACCTGTTGGGCTGGTTATTACTCGCCACCATGGATGGCTTTGTTGCGCCAGGACAAGTTAACGGCCTTGCTTCTCTTGATCCCGACGCCGGCGATCGCGCCATTCAATAA
- a CDS encoding helicase-related protein: MPFVICTCAFGMGINKPDCRWVVHVHPPLLLAEYIQEVGRAGRDLQPAEALLLVSEPSGWLDDTDRKQRQFFADQLRQQQQAAQRLVHRLPEQGSVEAVSRQFPQGAIALAVLHSLGQLDWIDPFHYQMRPALGTANAPSSQGAIAQMRRYLTTQGCRWQFLLQAFGFNEAARDWRCGHCDRCQPRTS, encoded by the coding sequence ATGCCCTTTGTGATCTGCACCTGTGCTTTTGGCATGGGGATTAACAAACCGGATTGTCGCTGGGTGGTTCATGTCCATCCGCCCCTGCTGTTGGCAGAGTACATTCAGGAGGTAGGACGCGCCGGACGGGATCTTCAACCCGCTGAGGCACTGCTCTTGGTCAGTGAGCCCAGCGGCTGGTTAGACGATACGGATCGAAAGCAGCGCCAATTCTTTGCTGACCAACTGCGCCAGCAACAGCAGGCGGCGCAGCGATTGGTACACCGCCTGCCTGAGCAAGGATCGGTGGAGGCGGTGAGTCGTCAGTTTCCCCAGGGGGCGATCGCCCTCGCCGTGTTGCATAGCCTCGGACAGTTGGACTGGATCGATCCCTTCCACTATCAAATGCGCCCTGCCCTTGGGACTGCTAATGCTCCCAGTTCTCAAGGGGCGATCGCCCAGATGCGCCGATACTTAACCACCCAGGGGTGTCGCTGGCAATTTTTGCTGCAAGCCTTTGGGTTTAACGAAGCTGCGAGAGACTGGCGCTGTGGTCACTGCGATCGCTGTCAGCCCCGGACGAGCTAA